In Pseudomonas fluorescens, the following are encoded in one genomic region:
- a CDS encoding acyl-CoA dehydrogenase family protein translates to MSAFQEYFDPSHQLVRDSVRRFVEREILPDIEQWEEAESFPRELYLKAGAAGILGIGYPEAYGGSHEGDLFAKVAASEELMRCGSGGLVAGLGSLDIGLPPIFKWARPEVRDRVLPRVLSGEKISALAITEPGGGSDVANLQTRAVREGDFYRVSGSKTFITSGVRADFYTVAVRTGEPGFAGISLLLIEKGTPGFTVGRQLKKMGWWASDTAELFFDDCRVPAGNLIGTQNMGFACIMGNFQSERLALALMANMTAQLAMEESLKWARQREAFGKPIGKFQVIKHRLAEMATALEVSREFTYRQAAKMAAGQSVIKEISMAKNFATDTADRIVTDAVQILGGLGYMRESLVERLYRDSRILSIGGGTREVMNEIISKQMGL, encoded by the coding sequence ATGTCAGCCTTTCAGGAATACTTCGACCCCAGCCACCAATTGGTCCGCGACAGCGTCAGACGTTTCGTCGAGCGCGAGATCCTTCCTGATATCGAGCAGTGGGAAGAGGCCGAAAGCTTTCCTCGCGAGCTCTACCTCAAGGCCGGCGCGGCAGGGATTCTCGGCATCGGCTACCCGGAGGCTTACGGAGGCAGCCACGAAGGGGATCTGTTCGCCAAGGTTGCCGCCAGTGAAGAGTTGATGCGCTGCGGCTCAGGCGGGCTGGTTGCCGGCCTGGGCTCGCTGGATATCGGCCTGCCGCCCATTTTCAAGTGGGCCCGGCCCGAAGTGCGTGATCGTGTGCTGCCCCGGGTGCTGTCGGGAGAGAAGATCAGTGCCTTGGCCATTACCGAGCCCGGTGGTGGCTCCGACGTCGCCAACCTGCAAACCCGTGCCGTGCGCGAAGGTGATTTTTACCGGGTCAGTGGCAGCAAGACCTTTATCACCAGCGGCGTGCGTGCGGATTTCTACACTGTTGCAGTGCGAACGGGCGAGCCAGGTTTCGCTGGCATCAGCCTGTTACTGATCGAGAAAGGCACACCCGGTTTCACCGTAGGACGACAGCTGAAGAAAATGGGCTGGTGGGCGTCAGACACCGCTGAACTGTTCTTCGATGATTGCCGGGTGCCTGCAGGAAACCTGATCGGCACACAGAACATGGGCTTTGCCTGCATCATGGGCAACTTCCAGAGCGAACGCCTGGCCTTGGCGTTGATGGCCAACATGACCGCACAACTGGCGATGGAAGAGAGCCTGAAATGGGCGCGCCAGCGCGAAGCCTTTGGCAAGCCGATCGGCAAGTTTCAGGTGATCAAGCATCGCCTCGCCGAGATGGCGACCGCGCTGGAAGTGTCCCGGGAATTCACTTACCGCCAGGCGGCGAAAATGGCGGCGGGGCAGAGCGTGATCAAGGAGATTTCCATGGCGAAGAATTTTGCGACGGATACCGCGGACCGGATCGTCACCGATGCGGTGCAGATACTCGGTGGGCTGGGTTACATGCGCGAGAGTCTGGTGGAGCGGCTGTACCGCGACAGCCGGATCCTGTCGATTGGCGGCGGGACGCGGGAAGTGATGAACGAGATCATCAGCAAGCAGATGGGGCTTTGA
- the recR gene encoding recombination mediator RecR has product MSFSPLIRQLIDALRILPGVGQKTAQRMALQLLERDRSGGSRLALALSQAMEGVGHCRLCRTLTEDDLCPQCADTRRDDTLLCVVEGPMDVYAVEQTGFRGRYFVLKGHLSPLDGLGPEAIGIPQLMARIEEACTFAEVILATNPTVEGEATAHYIAQLLSSKGLIASRIAHGVPLGGELELVDGGTLAHSFAGRKPISL; this is encoded by the coding sequence ATGAGCTTCAGCCCTTTGATTCGCCAACTGATCGACGCCCTGCGAATTTTGCCAGGCGTGGGTCAGAAAACCGCCCAGCGCATGGCGTTGCAGTTGCTCGAGCGCGACCGCAGCGGCGGTTCGCGACTGGCGCTGGCCCTGAGCCAGGCCATGGAAGGGGTCGGTCACTGCCGCTTGTGCCGTACGCTGACGGAAGATGATCTGTGCCCGCAATGCGCCGATACCCGTCGCGACGACACCTTGCTTTGCGTGGTGGAAGGCCCGATGGACGTCTATGCCGTGGAGCAGACAGGTTTTCGCGGGCGCTATTTCGTGCTCAAGGGGCATCTGTCGCCGCTCGACGGCTTGGGGCCGGAAGCCATCGGCATTCCGCAGTTGATGGCGCGGATCGAAGAAGCCTGCACGTTCGCCGAAGTCATCCTGGCCACCAACCCGACCGTGGAAGGTGAAGCCACGGCGCACTACATCGCCCAATTGCTCAGCAGCAAAGGCCTGATCGCCTCGCGTATCGCCCATGGCGTACCGCTGGGTGGCGAGCTGGAGCTGGTGGATGGCGGGACGCTGGCGCATTCGTTTGCCGGGCGTAAGCCGATTTCGCTCTGA
- the ligA gene encoding NAD-dependent DNA ligase LigA, translated as MTAAKNRILELRAELDQHNYRYHVLDEPSIPDAEYDRLFNELKTLEAANPELITSDSPTQRVGSAALSAFTQVRHEVPMLSLGNAFEETDMREFDRRVTEGLDLPAGDLFGGGATVEYSCEPKLDGLAVSLLYQDGILVRGATRGDGTTGEDISVNVRTVRNIPLKLHGTGWPATLEVRGEVFMSKAGFERLNATQLEVGGKTFANPRNAAAGSLRQLDSKITANRPLEFCCYGIGQVSADIADTHIGNLQQLQAWGMPISHELKLAHGIAECLDYYRDIGERRSALPYEIDGVVFKVNSIASQRELGFRAREPRWAIAHKFPAMEELTELLDVEFQVGRTGAVTPVARLKPVKVAGVTVANATLHNMDEVARLGLMIGDTVIIRRAGDVIPQVVQVVMERRPENARPVLIPEQCPVCGSHVERTQLIKRSKGRETVSEGAVYRCVGRLACGAQLKQAIIHFVSRRAMDIEGLGEKSVEQLVDEGLVSSPADLYALTFEQIVDLEGFAELSSKNLLGAIEDSKKPGLARFIYALGIPDVGEETAKVLARSLGSLERVQQALPQVLTYLPDVGLEVAHEIHSFFEDAHNQQVIADLLRHGLQIQDQGELGAEFSASTTLGGFLDKLHIPLVGPGGAQKLADKFGSLQAVIGADWLDMRQALPEKQANSVREFFAVEDNRQLAEAAEKQLADFGMHWQSEKKVVEGLPLAGQTWVLTGSLELMSRDVAKDKLESLGAKVAGSVSAKTHCVVAGPGAGSKLTKANELGLKVLDEEAFVEFLKGHGIQV; from the coding sequence ATGACCGCCGCCAAGAACCGTATTTTAGAGCTGCGCGCTGAGCTGGATCAGCACAACTATCGTTACCACGTGCTCGACGAGCCGAGCATTCCGGACGCCGAGTACGACCGCTTGTTCAACGAGCTCAAGACTCTGGAAGCGGCCAATCCCGAACTGATCACCAGCGACTCGCCAACGCAGCGAGTGGGCAGTGCGGCGCTGTCGGCGTTTACCCAGGTGCGTCATGAAGTGCCGATGCTCAGCCTCGGCAACGCCTTCGAAGAAACCGACATGCGTGAGTTCGACCGCCGGGTGACCGAAGGCCTGGACCTGCCGGCCGGTGACCTGTTCGGTGGCGGCGCGACAGTCGAGTACAGCTGTGAGCCCAAGCTCGATGGCCTGGCCGTCAGCCTGCTGTATCAGGATGGCATCCTGGTGCGCGGCGCGACCCGCGGCGACGGCACCACTGGCGAAGACATCAGCGTCAACGTGCGCACCGTGCGCAACATCCCGCTCAAGCTGCACGGCACCGGCTGGCCGGCGACCCTGGAAGTGCGCGGCGAAGTGTTCATGTCCAAGGCCGGTTTCGAGCGGCTCAACGCCACGCAACTGGAAGTAGGCGGCAAGACCTTCGCCAACCCGCGCAACGCGGCGGCGGGCAGCCTGCGCCAATTGGATTCGAAGATCACCGCCAACCGTCCGCTGGAGTTCTGCTGCTACGGCATCGGTCAGGTGTCGGCGGACATTGCCGATACGCACATCGGCAATTTACAGCAACTCCAGGCCTGGGGCATGCCGATTAGTCATGAGCTGAAACTGGCGCACGGTATTGCCGAGTGCCTGGACTACTACCGCGATATCGGTGAGCGTCGCAGCGCGCTGCCGTATGAAATCGACGGAGTGGTGTTCAAGGTCAACAGCATTGCCTCCCAGCGCGAACTGGGCTTTCGCGCCCGTGAGCCGCGTTGGGCCATCGCCCACAAATTCCCGGCGATGGAAGAGCTCACCGAGCTGCTCGATGTGGAATTCCAGGTCGGCCGCACTGGGGCGGTGACGCCGGTGGCGCGTCTGAAACCGGTCAAGGTCGCCGGTGTCACGGTGGCCAACGCCACACTGCATAACATGGACGAAGTCGCGCGCCTGGGCCTGATGATCGGCGACACGGTGATCATCCGCCGCGCCGGTGACGTGATTCCGCAGGTGGTGCAAGTGGTCATGGAGCGTCGTCCGGAAAACGCCCGGCCGGTGCTGATTCCCGAGCAGTGCCCGGTGTGTGGTTCCCATGTCGAGCGCACGCAGCTGATCAAGCGCAGCAAGGGTCGCGAGACGGTCAGCGAAGGTGCGGTATATCGCTGCGTCGGTCGTCTGGCCTGCGGTGCGCAGCTCAAGCAGGCGATCATCCATTTCGTTTCCCGTCGCGCCATGGACATCGAGGGCCTGGGTGAGAAGAGCGTTGAGCAACTGGTCGACGAAGGCCTGGTGAGCTCGCCGGCCGATCTGTACGCCCTGACCTTTGAGCAGATCGTCGATCTGGAAGGCTTTGCCGAACTGTCGAGCAAGAACCTGCTCGGCGCCATCGAAGACAGCAAGAAGCCGGGCCTGGCGCGGTTCATCTACGCCCTCGGGATTCCCGATGTCGGCGAGGAGACGGCCAAGGTTCTGGCCCGCTCCCTGGGTTCGCTGGAGCGGGTGCAGCAGGCTTTGCCACAGGTGCTGACGTACTTGCCGGATGTTGGTCTGGAAGTCGCGCACGAGATCCACAGCTTTTTCGAGGATGCGCATAACCAGCAGGTGATCGCTGATTTGCTCAGGCATGGCCTGCAGATTCAGGATCAGGGCGAGTTGGGCGCCGAGTTTTCGGCGAGCACCACGCTGGGTGGCTTCCTCGACAAGCTGCATATCCCCTTGGTCGGGCCGGGCGGGGCGCAGAAACTGGCGGACAAGTTTGGCTCGCTACAGGCGGTGATCGGCGCGGATTGGCTGGATATGCGCCAGGCGCTGCCGGAAAAACAGGCCAATTCGGTGCGCGAGTTCTTTGCGGTCGAGGACAATCGCCAATTGGCTGAAGCGGCGGAGAAGCAACTGGCCGATTTCGGCATGCACTGGCAGAGCGAGAAGAAAGTCGTCGAAGGCTTGCCGTTGGCCGGGCAGACCTGGGTGCTGACCGGTTCGCTGGAGTTGATGAGCCGCGATGTGGCCAAGGACAAACTCGAAAGCCTCGGCGCCAAGGTCGCCGGCTCGGTGTCGGCCAAGACCCATTGCGTGGTCGCAGGGCCGGGTGCTGGTTCGAAGTTGACCAAGGCCAATGAGCTGGGGTTGAAGGTGCTGGATGAAGAGGCGTTTGTGGAGTTCTTGAAAGGTCACGGTATTCAGGTTTGA
- a CDS encoding adenine phosphoribosyltransferase: protein MVFDSFDIKSLIRPVIDFPKPGVIFRDITPLFQSPTALRLVMDSFAHRYVEADFTHIGAMDARGFLIGSVLAYQLNKPLVLFRKQGKLPAEVLAEGYATEYGEAFLEVHADSLCEGDSVVMFDDLIATGGTLIAAANLIRRMGARVHEAAAIIDLPELGGSQRLEDMGIPTFCLTQFALSDK from the coding sequence ATGGTCTTCGACTCCTTCGACATCAAATCCCTCATCCGCCCTGTCATCGACTTCCCGAAACCGGGTGTGATCTTTCGCGACATCACCCCGCTGTTCCAGTCGCCCACCGCCCTGCGCCTGGTGATGGACAGCTTCGCCCACCGTTACGTCGAGGCTGACTTCACCCACATCGGCGCGATGGACGCCCGTGGCTTCCTGATCGGTTCGGTACTGGCCTATCAGTTGAACAAGCCGCTGGTGCTGTTCCGCAAGCAAGGCAAACTGCCGGCTGAAGTGTTGGCCGAGGGCTATGCGACCGAATACGGCGAAGCCTTCCTGGAAGTGCACGCCGACAGTCTGTGCGAGGGGGATTCGGTGGTGATGTTCGATGACCTGATCGCCACCGGCGGCACCCTGATTGCCGCCGCCAACCTGATCCGCCGCATGGGCGCCCGGGTGCATGAAGCGGCGGCGATCATCGATCTGCCGGAGCTGGGTGGCTCGCAGCGTCTGGAAGACATGGGCATTCCTACGTTTTGCCTGACGCAGTTTGCGTTGAGCGACAAGTAA
- a CDS encoding NADP-dependent oxidoreductase produces MSDPMTLNQRIVLASRPVGAPTPENFRMERVALPDLADGQVLLKTVFLSLDPYMRGRMSDAPSYAAPVEIGEVMTGGAVSRVERSLNPKFQEGDLVVGATGWQSHSVNDGRSIIPIPVLPSPSMALGVLGMPGMTAYMGLMDIGQPKAGETLVVAAASGAVGSVVGQVAKIKGLRVVGVAGGAKKCRYVVDELGFDACIDHRSPDFAEELAQACPKGIDIYYENVGGKVFDAVVPLLNPKARIPLCGLIASYNAHEAPSGPDRLPLLQRTLLTKRVRIQGFIVFDDYGDRQPEFLSAMAPWVRDGKVKFREDVVDGLEQAPDAFIGLLEGRNFGKLVVRVSRD; encoded by the coding sequence ATGTCCGACCCCATGACCCTCAATCAACGCATTGTCCTGGCTTCTCGCCCGGTAGGCGCGCCAACGCCGGAAAACTTCCGCATGGAACGAGTGGCGCTGCCGGACCTGGCCGACGGTCAGGTGCTGCTCAAGACCGTTTTCCTGTCGCTGGATCCCTACATGCGCGGACGCATGAGTGACGCGCCTTCCTACGCCGCACCAGTGGAAATCGGCGAAGTGATGACCGGGGGCGCTGTCAGCCGGGTCGAGCGGTCGCTCAATCCGAAGTTTCAGGAGGGTGATCTGGTGGTCGGTGCCACCGGTTGGCAAAGCCACAGTGTCAATGACGGTCGCAGCATCATTCCGATTCCCGTGCTGCCAAGCCCTTCGATGGCTCTTGGGGTACTGGGTATGCCGGGCATGACCGCGTACATGGGCCTGATGGACATCGGCCAGCCGAAGGCCGGCGAAACCTTGGTAGTTGCAGCGGCGTCCGGGGCGGTGGGCTCGGTGGTCGGCCAGGTGGCGAAGATCAAGGGCCTGCGGGTGGTTGGTGTGGCGGGTGGTGCGAAAAAGTGCCGTTATGTGGTCGACGAGTTGGGTTTCGACGCCTGCATCGATCACAGGAGCCCGGATTTTGCTGAGGAACTGGCGCAAGCCTGTCCCAAGGGCATCGATATTTATTATGAAAATGTCGGCGGCAAAGTGTTCGACGCCGTGGTGCCGTTGCTCAATCCCAAGGCGCGGATTCCACTCTGCGGCCTGATTGCCTCCTATAACGCCCATGAAGCGCCGAGCGGCCCGGATCGCCTGCCACTGTTGCAGCGCACCTTGTTGACCAAGCGGGTGCGCATCCAGGGCTTCATCGTGTTCGATGACTATGGTGATCGCCAGCCGGAATTCCTCAGCGCCATGGCGCCCTGGGTACGCGATGGCAAGGTGAAGTTCCGCGAAGATGTGGTCGATGGCCTGGAGCAGGCGCCCGATGCGTTCATCGGCCTGCTGGAGGGGCGCAACTTCGGCAAGCTGGTGGTTCGGGTTTCCCGGGACTGA
- a CDS encoding putative zinc-binding metallopeptidase produces the protein MYPFFEQLSSRIAAPFMAENLRNSKVWSCRCGQSLFFRNSQCLACSAALGYQPEQSRLSALQPGVQVGTWLLDADPGAGLFRRCANLDSPAACNWLLPAKDHDVLCIACSLNRTIPDLTITDNHERWRKVETAKRRLVAQLLSLGLQVIPKTVDEDTGLAFDFIGVDLEGQSPTTGHANGLVTLDIKEADDAHREQVRVQMHEPYRTLLGHFRHEVGHYYWDRLIADSQWLEPFRGLFGDESVSYAEALERHYQKGASLDWQQHYVSAYATMHPWEDWAETWAHYLHMMDAVDTALGFGMSAREMDFDYQPFPLDTLYDPQHPGGAAFLSFVNAWIELAGMLNELSRSMGQPDFYPFVLPSAVIAKLHFIHLVIQQEGGRADEVLEEQ, from the coding sequence ATGTACCCTTTCTTCGAGCAACTCAGCTCGCGCATCGCCGCGCCGTTCATGGCCGAAAATTTGCGCAACAGCAAGGTCTGGTCCTGTCGTTGCGGGCAGTCGCTGTTCTTTCGCAACAGCCAGTGCCTGGCCTGTTCGGCGGCGTTGGGTTATCAGCCGGAGCAGAGTCGCTTGTCTGCGCTGCAACCGGGTGTGCAGGTGGGCACCTGGCTGCTTGATGCCGATCCCGGGGCTGGCCTGTTTCGACGCTGCGCCAACCTCGACTCCCCGGCGGCCTGTAATTGGTTGCTGCCTGCCAAAGACCATGACGTCTTGTGCATTGCCTGCAGCCTCAATCGCACCATTCCTGATCTGACGATCACTGACAACCACGAGCGCTGGCGCAAGGTGGAAACCGCCAAGCGGCGTCTGGTCGCGCAACTGCTCAGTCTGGGGTTGCAGGTAATTCCCAAAACCGTCGATGAAGACACGGGCCTTGCCTTCGATTTCATCGGCGTGGACCTCGAAGGCCAATCGCCTACCACAGGACACGCCAATGGCCTGGTGACTCTTGATATCAAGGAAGCCGACGATGCGCACCGTGAGCAGGTACGGGTGCAAATGCACGAACCCTATCGCACGTTGCTCGGGCATTTTCGTCACGAAGTCGGGCACTACTACTGGGATCGATTGATCGCCGATAGCCAATGGCTTGAGCCTTTTCGCGGATTGTTCGGCGATGAAAGCGTCAGCTATGCTGAAGCCCTCGAGCGGCATTATCAGAAGGGCGCATCGCTCGACTGGCAGCAGCACTACGTCAGCGCCTACGCCACCATGCACCCGTGGGAAGACTGGGCCGAAACCTGGGCGCATTACCTGCATATGATGGACGCAGTGGATACCGCGCTGGGCTTTGGCATGAGTGCCCGGGAAATGGACTTCGACTATCAGCCGTTTCCGTTGGATACCCTCTACGATCCACAGCATCCCGGCGGCGCGGCGTTCCTGTCGTTCGTCAATGCGTGGATCGAGCTGGCCGGCATGCTCAACGAGTTATCGCGCAGCATGGGGCAGCCGGATTTCTATCCGTTCGTCCTGCCATCAGCGGTCATTGCCAAGCTGCACTTTATTCACCTGGTGATTCAGCAGGAGGGCGGCAGGGCGGATGAGGTGCTTGAGGAGCAATAG
- the zipA gene encoding cell division protein ZipA, with translation MEIGLREWLIVIGIIVIAGILFDGWRRMRGGKGKLKFRLDRSLSNLPDEDSSASAELLGPPRVLDTHREPQLDEHDLPSVSMPAREPRESGSKRGKRGHSEPSQGDMNLSLDLDGGPSFSSRDDDFPDDTKTSPAVNDKEQPQAEEVLVISVICRDAAGFKGPALLQNILESGLRFGEMDIFHRHESMAGNGEVLFSMANAVKPGVFDLDDIDHFSTPAVSFFLGLPGPRHPKQAFDVMVAAARKLSQELNGELKDDQRSVLTAQTIEHYRQRIVEFERRALTQKR, from the coding sequence ATGGAAATCGGTCTGCGCGAGTGGCTGATCGTCATCGGCATTATTGTCATTGCCGGTATTCTTTTCGATGGCTGGCGCCGTATGCGCGGCGGCAAGGGAAAACTGAAGTTCCGTCTTGATCGAAGTCTGTCCAATCTGCCGGACGAGGACAGCAGCGCCAGCGCCGAGCTGTTGGGCCCGCCGCGCGTGCTGGACACGCATAGAGAGCCGCAACTGGACGAGCACGATCTGCCGTCGGTGAGCATGCCGGCCCGCGAGCCTCGCGAGTCGGGCTCCAAGCGCGGCAAGCGTGGCCACAGCGAGCCTTCCCAGGGTGACATGAACCTCAGCCTGGATCTGGACGGCGGCCCGAGCTTCAGCAGTCGTGACGACGACTTCCCGGATGACACCAAGACTTCGCCAGCGGTCAACGACAAAGAACAACCGCAAGCTGAAGAAGTGCTGGTGATCAGCGTGATCTGCCGCGACGCTGCCGGCTTCAAGGGCCCGGCGCTGTTGCAGAACATTCTGGAGAGCGGTTTGCGTTTCGGCGAAATGGATATTTTCCACCGTCACGAAAGCATGGCCGGCAACGGTGAAGTGCTGTTCTCCATGGCCAACGCCGTCAAGCCTGGCGTATTCGACCTGGACGACATCGACCACTTCAGCACCCCGGCGGTGAGCTTCTTCCTGGGTCTGCCAGGCCCTCGCCATCCGAAACAGGCTTTCGACGTCATGGTGGCAGCGGCGCGTAAATTGTCCCAGGAGCTGAACGGCGAATTGAAAGACGACCAGCGCAGCGTGCTGACCGCCCAGACGATCGAGCACTACCGTCAGCGCATCGTGGAATTCGAACGCCGCGCCCTGACCCAGAAGCGTTGA
- a CDS encoding YbaB/EbfC family nucleoid-associated protein: protein MMKGGMAGLMKQAQQMQEKMAKMQEELANAEVTGKAGGDMVTVVMTGRHDVKSVTIDPSLVEGMSEDDKEMLEAVIASAVNDAVRKIEANSQDKMGSMTAGMQLPPGMKLPF, encoded by the coding sequence ATGATGAAAGGTGGCATGGCCGGCCTGATGAAGCAGGCGCAGCAGATGCAGGAAAAAATGGCCAAGATGCAGGAAGAGCTGGCCAACGCCGAAGTCACCGGTAAGGCCGGTGGCGATATGGTCACCGTGGTGATGACCGGTCGTCATGACGTCAAGAGCGTGACCATCGACCCGAGCCTGGTCGAAGGCATGAGCGAAGACGACAAGGAAATGCTGGAAGCGGTCATCGCCTCCGCGGTCAACGATGCCGTGCGCAAGATCGAAGCCAACAGCCAGGACAAAATGGGCAGCATGACTGCCGGCATGCAACTGCCGCCGGGCATGAAACTGCCATTCTGA
- the dnaX gene encoding DNA polymerase III subunit gamma/tau yields the protein MSYQVLARKWRPRSFREMVGQTHVLKALINALDSQRLHHAYLFTGTRGVGKTTIARIIAKCLNCETGITSTPCGECSVCREIDEGRFVDLIEIDAASRTKVEDTRELLDNVQYAPSRGRFKVYLIDEVHMLSSHSFNALLKTLEEPPPYVKFILATTDPQKLPATILSRCLQFSLKNMTPERVVEHLTHVLGVENVPFEDDALWLLGRAADGSMRDAMSLTDQAIAFGEGKVMAADVRAMLGTLDHGQVYDVLHALIEGDAKALLEAVRHLAEQGPDWNGVLSEILNVLHRVAIAQALPEGVDNGHGDRDRVLALAQALPAEDVQFYYQMGLIGRRDLPLAPDPRGGFEMVLLRMLAFRPADTADAPRQPLKPVGISQATVDSANSVAAAPVVAPVVAAAVAPIAVAPMAAPEPEPVVPVVVPEPVPEPVPVPVPAPVVEAVVVEEVVDLPWNDPVEPAPVQQPAVEPVLETASEQPELPPMPLPTPDSVVPDAPEWAAAPIPELSVADVDAATPGMDLDDEPPLDEDYIEPDMDSAYSYLDELASEHAADPAPEPEPEPAAMPATGLALQWLELFPKLPISGMTGSIAANCTLIAVDGDNWLMHLDPAHSALFNATQQRRLNDALNQFHQRTLTLTIELIKPEQETPAQAASRRRANRQREAEESIHGDPFIQQMMQQFGAVVRNDTIEPVDALVTQG from the coding sequence ATGAGTTATCAGGTTCTTGCACGTAAATGGCGTCCGCGCTCGTTCCGCGAAATGGTCGGCCAGACCCATGTGCTCAAGGCTCTGATCAATGCCTTGGACAGCCAGCGGCTGCACCACGCCTACCTCTTTACCGGTACCCGTGGGGTCGGCAAGACCACCATCGCGCGGATCATTGCCAAATGCCTGAACTGTGAAACAGGTATCACTTCGACCCCCTGTGGCGAGTGTTCGGTGTGTCGCGAAATCGACGAAGGCCGCTTTGTCGACCTGATCGAGATCGACGCCGCGAGCCGCACCAAGGTCGAAGACACCCGCGAATTGCTCGACAACGTGCAGTACGCCCCGAGCCGCGGGCGCTTCAAGGTCTACCTGATCGACGAAGTGCACATGCTCTCCAGCCATTCCTTCAACGCACTGCTCAAAACCCTTGAAGAGCCGCCGCCCTACGTCAAGTTCATCCTGGCGACCACTGACCCGCAGAAACTTCCTGCAACGATTCTGTCGCGGTGCCTGCAGTTCTCCCTGAAGAACATGACGCCGGAACGCGTTGTCGAGCATTTGACCCACGTACTGGGTGTCGAGAACGTGCCGTTCGAGGACGATGCGCTGTGGTTGCTGGGCCGCGCCGCCGACGGGTCGATGCGTGATGCCATGAGCCTGACCGACCAGGCGATTGCCTTCGGTGAAGGCAAGGTCATGGCCGCCGACGTGCGGGCGATGCTCGGGACCCTCGATCACGGGCAGGTCTACGACGTCCTGCATGCCCTGATCGAAGGCGATGCCAAGGCGTTGCTCGAAGCCGTCCGCCACCTGGCCGAACAAGGGCCGGACTGGAACGGCGTGCTTTCGGAAATTCTCAATGTGCTGCACCGCGTTGCCATCGCCCAGGCCTTGCCGGAAGGTGTCGACAACGGTCACGGCGACCGTGATCGCGTGCTGGCACTGGCCCAGGCCTTGCCGGCCGAAGACGTGCAGTTCTACTACCAGATGGGCCTGATCGGTCGCCGCGACCTGCCGCTGGCACCGGATCCCCGGGGCGGTTTTGAAATGGTGTTGCTGCGGATGCTGGCGTTCCGGCCCGCAGACACCGCGGATGCCCCGAGGCAACCGCTAAAGCCAGTGGGGATCAGCCAGGCCACAGTTGATTCCGCAAACTCAGTGGCTGCCGCGCCGGTTGTTGCGCCGGTAGTCGCTGCGGCTGTTGCACCGATAGCGGTTGCGCCAATGGCGGCTCCGGAACCGGAACCGGTTGTGCCGGTCGTTGTGCCTGAACCTGTGCCGGAACCTGTGCCTGTGCCTGTGCCTGCGCCTGTGGTTGAAGCGGTCGTGGTCGAAGAGGTTGTCGACCTGCCGTGGAATGACCCGGTCGAGCCGGCGCCCGTCCAGCAACCGGCGGTCGAGCCGGTGCTGGAAACCGCCAGCGAACAACCCGAATTACCGCCGATGCCGTTGCCGACGCCGGACAGCGTGGTGCCGGACGCGCCTGAATGGGCCGCCGCGCCGATCCCGGAACTTTCGGTGGCCGACGTCGATGCCGCGACGCCGGGCATGGACCTGGATGACGAGCCGCCGCTGGACGAGGATTACATCGAGCCGGACATGGATTCGGCCTACAGTTACCTCGACGAACTGGCCAGCGAGCATGCCGCCGACCCGGCTCCGGAGCCCGAGCCTGAGCCCGCGGCAATGCCGGCCACCGGCCTGGCCCTGCAATGGCTGGAGCTGTTCCCGAAATTGCCGATTTCCGGCATGACCGGCAGCATCGCCGCCAACTGCACGCTGATCGCGGTGGATGGCGACAATTGGCTGATGCATCTGGACCCGGCCCACAGTGCCTTGTTCAACGCCACTCAACAGCGTCGCCTCAACGATGCGCTGAACCAGTTTCACCAGCGCACGCTGACCCTGACCATCGAGCTGATCAAGCCCGAGCAGGAAACCCCGGCACAAGCGGCTTCGCGCCGCCGCGCCAACCGTCAGCGCGAGGCGGAGGAATCGATCCACGGTGATCCGTTCATCCAGCAAATGATGCAGCAGTTCGGTGCGGTGGTCCGTAACGATACTATTGAACCTGTCGACGCCCTGGTCACTCAGGGCTAA